One part of the Cystobacter ferrugineus genome encodes these proteins:
- a CDS encoding DUF721 domain-containing protein: MARRDPQTLDQLLPRVLARLAEQSGKGRTLGPVWRATVGDAIARHSRPASLEGGTLVVSVASAEWAHTLSRQEDSLREQLNHRLGPGAVSSLVFQLE; the protein is encoded by the coding sequence ATGGCCCGGCGCGATCCGCAGACCCTCGACCAGCTCCTTCCCCGTGTCCTGGCCCGCCTGGCCGAGCAGTCCGGCAAGGGGCGCACCCTCGGTCCGGTGTGGCGCGCCACGGTGGGGGACGCCATCGCCCGGCACTCCCGGCCCGCCTCGCTCGAGGGCGGCACCCTGGTGGTGTCCGTGGCCAGCGCCGAGTGGGCGCACACCCTGTCGCGCCAGGAGGACTCGCTGCGCGAGCAGCTCAACCACCGGCTGGGCCCCGGTGCGGTGTCCTCGCTCGTCTTCCAGTTGGAGTAG
- a CDS encoding CAP domain-containing protein: protein MLALVLGALVAATPLTPTGMEERTVRHVLLEFERVGRRSPQVDPALTEAARVLARRALDDSPAGAVEEPALTEAVSDAGGADPTPRSYVVRAGEREHALEAILERKDLSQERATHLGVGVAVDGSRSALVVLLAERKATLQRFSRVFDAPTAQGLCGEFIAPLKGAQVFVTLPDGRVERPALTRQAESSFCTRLLLAQTGRYTVEVVGRGERGPEVAALFLVDVGTPRRRDEGTRVEEPTSVEAAREAVLERINALRRAQDLPPLSTDRTLEEVAQAYSERMAREGFFAHVAPDGSDLSGRLRAAGAQARVSGENLGMASGALAAHAGIEHSPGHRNNLLGAQFTHVGLGVSFHSVDGRPQVLLTEVFASSASPSRPADPREEVYQALAAHRASHGLAPLRRLPSLERLALEQARRALAANVPPSQLPGEPVHERVFRALNDNARSASVDFYVTDNPSRLPDSKNLADRKTTVMGVGTVRGDSPTYGEGRYWVVVIYAATR, encoded by the coding sequence ATGCTCGCCCTCGTCCTCGGCGCCCTCGTGGCCGCCACCCCCCTGACGCCCACCGGCATGGAAGAGCGCACGGTGCGCCATGTCCTCCTGGAGTTCGAGCGCGTGGGCCGGCGCTCCCCCCAGGTGGACCCGGCCCTCACCGAGGCGGCGCGCGTGCTGGCGCGCCGGGCACTCGACGACAGCCCCGCGGGCGCGGTGGAGGAGCCCGCCCTCACCGAGGCCGTCAGCGACGCGGGCGGCGCCGATCCCACCCCCCGCTCCTATGTCGTCCGCGCCGGAGAGCGCGAGCACGCCCTGGAGGCGATCCTCGAGCGCAAGGACTTGAGCCAGGAGCGCGCCACGCACCTGGGCGTGGGCGTGGCGGTGGACGGCTCGCGCTCGGCCCTCGTGGTGTTGCTCGCCGAGCGCAAGGCCACGCTCCAGCGCTTCTCCCGCGTCTTCGACGCCCCCACCGCCCAGGGCCTGTGCGGCGAGTTCATCGCCCCCCTGAAGGGCGCGCAGGTGTTCGTCACCCTGCCGGATGGCCGCGTGGAGCGCCCCGCCCTCACCCGCCAGGCGGAGTCCTCCTTCTGCACCCGGCTGCTGCTCGCCCAGACGGGCCGCTACACGGTGGAAGTCGTTGGCCGGGGAGAGCGGGGCCCGGAGGTGGCGGCGCTCTTCCTCGTGGACGTGGGCACGCCCCGGCGGCGCGACGAGGGCACGCGCGTGGAGGAGCCCACCAGCGTGGAGGCCGCGCGCGAGGCGGTGCTCGAGCGCATCAACGCACTGCGCCGTGCCCAGGACCTGCCACCGCTGAGCACCGACCGCACCCTGGAGGAGGTGGCCCAGGCCTACAGCGAGCGCATGGCGCGCGAGGGGTTCTTCGCCCACGTGGCGCCGGATGGCTCGGACTTGAGCGGCCGCTTGCGCGCCGCGGGGGCCCAGGCGCGCGTGTCCGGGGAGAACCTGGGCATGGCCTCCGGGGCGCTCGCCGCCCACGCGGGCATCGAACACAGCCCCGGCCACCGCAACAACCTGCTCGGCGCGCAGTTCACCCATGTCGGACTCGGTGTGAGCTTCCACTCGGTGGATGGGCGTCCCCAGGTGCTGCTCACCGAGGTGTTCGCCTCGAGCGCCAGCCCCTCGCGCCCGGCGGATCCCCGCGAGGAGGTGTACCAGGCACTCGCCGCCCACCGCGCCTCGCATGGACTGGCACCCCTGCGGCGGCTGCCCTCGTTGGAGCGCCTCGCCCTGGAGCAGGCCCGGCGGGCACTCGCCGCCAACGTGCCCCCCTCCCAACTGCCGGGAGAACCGGTGCACGAGCGCGTCTTCCGGGCCTTGAATGACAATGCCCGGAGCGCCTCGGTGGACTTCTATGTGACGGACAATCCCTCGCGTCTACCAGATTCCAAGAATCTGGCTGATCGCAAGACAACCGTGATGGGTGTGGGCACCGTGCGCGGTGACTCCCCCACCTACGGAGAAGGACGCTACTGGGTGGTGGTCATCTACGCCGCCACCCGTTGA